From a single Gadus morhua chromosome 3, gadMor3.0, whole genome shotgun sequence genomic region:
- the s1pr5b gene encoding sphingosine 1-phosphate receptor 5b has translation METSPSADMLWTPSNTSTTEVLTTPASTSSLHFFLEYQDNAVLVEHYNYTGKLQRDRYRQGLKPEGIAFLVVCLLIVLENAVVLLSIWRNKKFHLPMYYLLGNLTLSDLLAGITYMANILMSGHNTLKLTPLMWFLREGGVFLTLAASVVSLLAIAIERHVTMVTMRPYHGAKKGRMWALIAASWALAVFLGVLPILGWNCMQKLDQCSTVLPLYARSYILFCVSVFMAVLLAIVVLYVRVFRIVRVNTKRQGHGLSGSLRKGLARKSQKYIALLKTVTIVLGVFIACWLPLFLLLLLDFFCPTRSCKLLFKADYFLGVAMVNSLLNPIIYTLTSKDMRRAILRLLCRPCLMTRDGRVKKMGMPFLECSFSKTEVATQKLEGAAETTVSSGNNVTTPSPVKALYPRILKS, from the coding sequence ATGGAGACGTCACCTTCTGCAGACATGCTGTGGACACCCAGCAACACGTCCACTACAGAAGTATTGACCACTCCGGCCTCCACCAGCAGCCTGCACTTCTTCCTGGAATACCAGGACAATGCAGTCCTGGTGGAGCATTACAACTACACAGGCAAGCTGCAGAGAGACCGCTATCGCCAGGGACTCAAACCAGAGGGCATCGCCTTCCTGGTGGTGTGTCTCCTCATCGTCCTGGAGAACGCCGTGGTTCTCCTCTCTATCTGGAGGAACAAGAAGTTCCACCTCCCAATGTACTACCTCCTGGGGAACCTGACGCTGTCTGACCTCCTGGCCGGCATCACCTACATGGCCAACATCCTCATGTCTGGACACAACACGCTGAAGCTGACGCCATTGATGTGGTTCCTCAGAGAGGGAGGCGTTTTCCTAACGCTGGCGGCCTCTGTGGTCAGCCTGCTAGCCATCGCCATCGAACGCCATGTGACCATGGTGACCATGCGGCCCTACCACGGGGCCAAGAAGGGACGGATGTGGGCCCTGATCGCCGCCAGTTGGGCCCTAGCGGTGTTCCTCGGAGTGCTGCCCATCCTTGGATGGAACTGCATGCAGAAGCTGGACCAGTGCTCCACCGTCCTTCCCCTGTACGCCAGGAGTTACATCCTGTTCTGCGTGTCAGTGTTCATGGCCGTACTGCTAGCCATCGTAGTGCTCTACGTGCGGGTTTTCCGCATCGTAAGGGTTAACACCAAGCGGCAGGGCCACGGCCTTTCGGGTAGCCTGCGGAAAGGCCTGGCCAGGAAGTCCCAGAAGTATATAGCCCTTCTGAAGACAGTCACCATTGTCCTGGGCGTGTTCATTGCCTGCTGGCTTCCACTCTTTCTACTCCTTCTCCTGGACTTCTTCTGCCCAACCCGCAGCTGTAAACTGCTATTCAAGGCTGATTACTTCCTGGGTGTAGCGATGGTCAACTCCCTGCTCAACCCTATCATCTATACGCTCACGAGCAAGGACATGAGGAGGGCCATTCTTAGACTGCTGTGCCGGCCCTGTCTGATGACCAGGGACGGCCGGGTGAAGAAGATGGGAATGCCCTTCCTGGAGTGCAGCTTCAGTAAGACTGAGGTAGCAACACAGAAGCTAGAGGGGGCAGCGGAGACCACAGTCTCCTCCGGCAACAATGTCacaaccccctcccccgtcaAAGCACTCTACCCCAGAATATTGAAGTCCTGA